A genomic segment from Bradyrhizobium sp. CB1015 encodes:
- a CDS encoding LLM class flavin-dependent oxidoreductase gives MEIGYFTMPSHPPECGLKEGNDWDLQVMRWLDELGYQEAWVGEHHTAPWEPNPTPDLLIAQALMQTKKLRIGPGGFLLPYHHPAELANRVAMLDHLSEGRLNFGVAASGLPSDWAMFNVDGMSGQNRDMTREALEIILKLWTEPAPFTHKGKYWTVTKPDTMFDFLKPHIKPLQAPHPPIGVAGLSKNSDTLKLAGERGFIPMSLNLNPAYVSSHWDSVEIGAAKTGRKPNRQDWRLVREVFVADTDEEAWRLSTGDMMGRMMSEYFLPLLGHFGFKDYLKHAPDVPDSDVTVEYCAKRNWIVGSPATVAEKIEKIYDEVGGFGVLLVFGFDYKHKAEAWHHSLSLLKNEVMPRLAHLGSAKKAA, from the coding sequence CGATGCCTTCGCACCCGCCGGAGTGCGGCCTGAAGGAAGGGAACGACTGGGACCTGCAGGTCATGCGCTGGCTCGACGAGCTCGGCTATCAGGAAGCCTGGGTCGGCGAGCACCACACCGCGCCCTGGGAACCCAACCCCACGCCGGACCTCTTGATTGCACAGGCCTTGATGCAGACCAAGAAGCTTCGCATCGGGCCGGGCGGCTTCCTCTTGCCTTATCACCACCCGGCCGAGCTGGCCAACCGCGTCGCCATGCTCGACCATCTCTCCGAGGGCCGGCTTAATTTCGGCGTTGCGGCTTCGGGCCTTCCGAGCGACTGGGCGATGTTCAACGTCGACGGCATGAGCGGACAGAACCGCGACATGACGCGCGAAGCACTGGAGATCATTCTCAAGCTGTGGACTGAACCGGCGCCCTTCACCCACAAGGGCAAGTACTGGACGGTGACCAAGCCGGACACGATGTTCGACTTCCTCAAGCCCCATATCAAGCCGCTGCAGGCGCCGCATCCGCCGATCGGCGTTGCGGGCCTGTCCAAGAACTCGGACACGCTGAAGCTCGCCGGCGAGCGCGGCTTCATCCCGATGAGCCTCAATCTCAATCCGGCCTATGTCTCCAGCCACTGGGACTCGGTCGAGATCGGCGCGGCCAAGACCGGCCGCAAGCCGAACCGGCAGGACTGGCGGCTGGTGCGCGAGGTGTTCGTTGCCGACACCGATGAGGAGGCGTGGCGGCTCTCGACGGGCGACATGATGGGGCGGATGATGAGCGAGTACTTCCTGCCGCTGCTCGGGCATTTCGGCTTCAAGGATTATCTGAAGCACGCCCCTGACGTGCCCGACAGCGACGTCACGGTCGAGTATTGCGCCAAGCGGAACTGGATCGTCGGCTCGCCCGCAACCGTCGCCGAGAAGATCGAGAAGATCTACGACGAGGTCGGCGGCTTCGGCGTGCTGCTCGTGTTCGGCTTCGACTACAAGCACAAGGCGGAAGCCTGGCATCACTCGCTCTCGCTGCTGAAGAACGAGGTGATGCCGCGCCTTGCGCATCTCGGCTCCGCGAAGAAGGCGGCTTGA